A genomic segment from Sander vitreus isolate 19-12246 chromosome 3, sanVit1, whole genome shotgun sequence encodes:
- the ompa gene encoding olfactory marker protein a: MMRLRVSSLQRSGQKRQDGERLLLSHEAVYRLDFPTQELNFSRWYFSLTAYGRVTITGISQHWTPDLTNLMTRQLLEPIGTFWRNANDPEDSPLKWLEADMQEFGERIAELAKVRKVMYFLFAFKDAAEAANLSCSVEFTPNK; encoded by the coding sequence ATGATGCGTCTCCGTGTGTCGTCTCTGCAGCGCTCAGGGCAGAAGCGCCAGGATGGCGAGCGCCTGCTTCTCTCCCATGAGGCCGTGTATCGGCTGGACTTCCCCACCCAGGAGCTCAACTTCTCTCGCTGGTACTTCTCCCTCACGGCCTACGGTCGCGTCACCATCACCGGTATCTCCCAACACTGGACCCCCGACCTCACCAACCTGATGACCCGTCAGCTACTCGAGCCGATCGGAACGTTTTGGCGAAACGCCAACGACCCGGAGGATTCGCCGCTCAAGTGGCTGGAGGCTGACATGCAGGAGTTCGGCGAGAGGATTGCCGAGCTGGCCAAAGTCAGGAAGGTCATGTACTTCCTGTTTGCCTTCAAGGATGCTGCAGAGGCCGCAAATCTCAGCTGCTCGGTGGAGTTCACGCCAAACAAATGA